One Deinococcus sp. Leaf326 DNA window includes the following coding sequences:
- a CDS encoding NAD(P)/FAD-dependent oxidoreductase: MPHDPTAPYDVLIIGGGFAGLSAALYTARGMRRGVLCTAGPSRNAAARHTHGFLTRDGANPAELLQAARDQLAEYDLPVIEAQVINITGENNAFTAWLADGRTVKARKIILTTGVQDILPEIPGLQDEWGQGVQHCPYCYGWEVSDQPLALYQPGLAGRDGVQTILYHQKLSPDFLVCSDGPLDFTPEQRHLLQDLGATLIDSALERVEGTEAGVRLHFADGTSAERAVLYTHGERRLRAGLAEALGCEMTPMGIKVDPLNHRTTVPGVYAAGDVSSGNQVAFAVAGGGKAAMQAAFEIFYDDLPAAARA; this comes from the coding sequence ATGCCCCACGATCCGACCGCGCCCTATGACGTCCTGATCATCGGTGGGGGCTTCGCGGGCCTCAGCGCCGCCCTGTACACCGCGCGGGGCATGCGCCGGGGCGTGCTCTGCACCGCAGGCCCGAGCCGCAACGCCGCCGCCCGGCACACCCACGGGTTCCTGACCCGTGACGGTGCCAACCCTGCCGAGTTGCTCCAGGCGGCCCGCGACCAGCTCGCCGAATACGATCTGCCAGTGATTGAGGCTCAGGTCATCAACATCACGGGCGAGAACAACGCCTTTACGGCCTGGCTTGCGGACGGCCGCACCGTCAAGGCCCGCAAGATCATCCTGACGACCGGCGTACAGGACATCCTGCCGGAGATTCCGGGCCTCCAGGACGAGTGGGGCCAGGGCGTGCAGCATTGTCCCTACTGTTACGGGTGGGAGGTCAGTGACCAGCCGCTGGCGCTGTACCAGCCGGGGCTCGCGGGGAGGGACGGGGTGCAGACGATCCTGTACCACCAGAAGCTGTCGCCGGACTTCCTGGTGTGCAGCGACGGGCCGCTGGACTTCACGCCCGAGCAGCGGCACCTGCTCCAGGACCTGGGCGCCACACTGATCGACAGCGCGCTCGAGCGCGTCGAGGGAACAGAGGCCGGCGTGCGCCTGCACTTCGCAGACGGCACAAGCGCGGAGCGGGCCGTACTCTACACGCATGGGGAACGCCGACTCCGCGCCGGGCTGGCCGAAGCGCTGGGCTGCGAGATGACGCCTATGGGGATCAAGGTGGACCCGCTGAACCACCGGACCACGGTGCCGGGCGTGTACGCGGCCGGGGACGTGAGCAGCGGCAACCAGGTGGCCTTCGCGGTGGCCGGCGGCGGGAAGGCGGCGATGCAGGCGGCCTTCGAGATCTTCTACGACGATCTGCCGGCAGCCGCGCGGGCATAA
- a CDS encoding type II toxin-antitoxin system HicA family toxin, giving the protein MKYRAIRKLFREAGWEVVRQNGSHEQWQKDGETETIAGSNSDDVSKGLLHVYLKRLGLK; this is encoded by the coding sequence ATGAAATATAGAGCGATAAGAAAGCTTTTCCGGGAAGCAGGATGGGAAGTCGTAAGACAGAACGGAAGCCACGAACAATGGCAAAAGGATGGTGAGACAGAAACAATCGCAGGCAGCAACTCAGACGACGTATCAAAAGGTTTACTCCACGTCTATCTGAAACGGTTGGGCCTGAAATAG